In Spirochaetales bacterium, the following proteins share a genomic window:
- a CDS encoding DUF2997 domain-containing protein has product MAERHDIDITITSTGEVSLTVSGIDGPRCVELTKDIENDLGEVLSKEKTSEYFNPEKKVKNKIEENR; this is encoded by the coding sequence ATGGCAGAACGACATGACATAGACATTACGATCACCAGTACCGGGGAAGTAAGCCTTACCGTCAGCGGCATCGACGGACCGCGGTGCGTCGAATTGACAAAAGATATCGAAAACGACCTCGGCGAAGTGTTGTCAAAGGAAAAAACTTCCGAGTACTTCAACCCGGAAAAGAAGGTCAAAAACAAGATAGAAGAAAACAGATGA